In a single window of the Nicotiana tomentosiformis chromosome 8, ASM39032v3, whole genome shotgun sequence genome:
- the LOC104089117 gene encoding uncharacterized protein isoform X1: MAGTASSPALSNHSADSAPSPASAPAATTVTAAVVSSHPTINASKNLRGLNKPKCIKCGNVARSRCPFQSCKSCCAKAQNPCHIHVLKGGSTLPDKLPSSGSPVVDQQSTEASHSGSSHRGAASLRQLSTNFAQFNNLQTPLRSRKPLTRKDAQLINEWRFMKLKEYRDSNIAAENEAFDRYMQNVGLLEEVFAVNSAEDERNEDGSTEDDNEATINRLKLQLRSDPTRIENTRKRMQYIVDQGLRKLRKLESGDNATDLSDLDALGKKKKAKSAEAEWVVSFTDLIDKLNKARNEEDLKACWEMKSQLFNQNKKEKQAESDNAEASIEQSSKASVLPTMPSGYSPPKWFSTSTIDDEELRRLNAQFDSLEDIEEL, encoded by the exons ATGGCTGGTACTGCTTCGTCGCCTGCCCTAAGTAACCACAGCGCCGACAGCGCTCCCTCACCGGCGTCCGCTCCCGCCGCGACCACCGTAACCGCTGCTGTCGTGTCCAGCCATCCGACCATAAACGCGTCGAAGAATCTTCGAGGGCTTAATAAACCTAAGTGCATAAAGTGCGGCAATGTTGCTCGCTCAAG GTGTCCGTTCCAGTCATGCAAAAGCTGCTGTGCGAAAGCGCAAAATCCCTGTCATATACATG TTCTGAAAGGTGGTTCAACTCTTCCAGATAAGTTACCATCTTCTGGGTCCCCTGTGGTAGACCAGCAGTCCACTGAAGCATCTCACTCTGG GAGCTCGCACAGAGGAGCTGCTTCACTTCGTCAACTCTCCACCAATTTTGCACAGTTCAATAATTTGCAGACCCCACTAAGATCGAGGAAGCCACTGACCAGAAAG GATGCCCAACTCATTAACGAGTGGAGGTTTATGAAGTTAAAGGAATACAGGGACAGTAATATTGCAGCTGAAAATGAAGCTTTTGATCGCTACATGCAGAATGTTGGTCTATTAGAGGAGGTTTTTGCAGTGAATTCTGCAGAGGATGAGAGGAATGAGGATGGTTCAACAGAAGATGATAATGAGGCAACGATAAACCGGTTGAAGTTACAGCTTAGATCAGATCCAACTAGAATAGAGAATACCAGGAAGAGGATGCAATATATTGTTGATCAGGGATTGAGGAAGCTTAGGAAGTTGGAGTCAGGTGACAATGCTACTGACCTTAGTGATCTGGATGCACTTGGCAAAAAGAAAAAGGCCAAGAGCGCTGAAGCTGAGTGGGTTGTGTCATTCACTGATCTTATCGATAAGTTGAATAAAGCTCGAAATGAGGAAGACCTTAAAGCTTGCTGGGAGATGAAGTCCCAACTGtttaaccaaaataaaaaagaaaagcaagCAGAGTCTGATAATGCAGAGGCATCGATTGAGCAGAGTTCAAAAGCTAGTGTCCTGCCAACAATGCCATCGGGTTATTCTCCACCTAAGTGGTTCAGCACATCCACCATTGATGATGAAGAACTTCGTCGACTTAATGCACAGTTTGATTCACTTGAGGATATAGAAGAATTGTAA
- the LOC104089117 gene encoding uncharacterized protein isoform X2 — protein MAGTASSPALSNHSADSAPSPASAPAATTVTAAVVSSHPTINASKNLRGLNKPKCIKCGNVARSRCPFQSCKSCCAKAQNPCHIHVLKGGSTLPDKLPSSGSPVVDQQSTEASHSGSHRGAASLRQLSTNFAQFNNLQTPLRSRKPLTRKDAQLINEWRFMKLKEYRDSNIAAENEAFDRYMQNVGLLEEVFAVNSAEDERNEDGSTEDDNEATINRLKLQLRSDPTRIENTRKRMQYIVDQGLRKLRKLESGDNATDLSDLDALGKKKKAKSAEAEWVVSFTDLIDKLNKARNEEDLKACWEMKSQLFNQNKKEKQAESDNAEASIEQSSKASVLPTMPSGYSPPKWFSTSTIDDEELRRLNAQFDSLEDIEEL, from the exons ATGGCTGGTACTGCTTCGTCGCCTGCCCTAAGTAACCACAGCGCCGACAGCGCTCCCTCACCGGCGTCCGCTCCCGCCGCGACCACCGTAACCGCTGCTGTCGTGTCCAGCCATCCGACCATAAACGCGTCGAAGAATCTTCGAGGGCTTAATAAACCTAAGTGCATAAAGTGCGGCAATGTTGCTCGCTCAAG GTGTCCGTTCCAGTCATGCAAAAGCTGCTGTGCGAAAGCGCAAAATCCCTGTCATATACATG TTCTGAAAGGTGGTTCAACTCTTCCAGATAAGTTACCATCTTCTGGGTCCCCTGTGGTAGACCAGCAGTCCACTGAAGCATCTCACTCTGG CTCGCACAGAGGAGCTGCTTCACTTCGTCAACTCTCCACCAATTTTGCACAGTTCAATAATTTGCAGACCCCACTAAGATCGAGGAAGCCACTGACCAGAAAG GATGCCCAACTCATTAACGAGTGGAGGTTTATGAAGTTAAAGGAATACAGGGACAGTAATATTGCAGCTGAAAATGAAGCTTTTGATCGCTACATGCAGAATGTTGGTCTATTAGAGGAGGTTTTTGCAGTGAATTCTGCAGAGGATGAGAGGAATGAGGATGGTTCAACAGAAGATGATAATGAGGCAACGATAAACCGGTTGAAGTTACAGCTTAGATCAGATCCAACTAGAATAGAGAATACCAGGAAGAGGATGCAATATATTGTTGATCAGGGATTGAGGAAGCTTAGGAAGTTGGAGTCAGGTGACAATGCTACTGACCTTAGTGATCTGGATGCACTTGGCAAAAAGAAAAAGGCCAAGAGCGCTGAAGCTGAGTGGGTTGTGTCATTCACTGATCTTATCGATAAGTTGAATAAAGCTCGAAATGAGGAAGACCTTAAAGCTTGCTGGGAGATGAAGTCCCAACTGtttaaccaaaataaaaaagaaaagcaagCAGAGTCTGATAATGCAGAGGCATCGATTGAGCAGAGTTCAAAAGCTAGTGTCCTGCCAACAATGCCATCGGGTTATTCTCCACCTAAGTGGTTCAGCACATCCACCATTGATGATGAAGAACTTCGTCGACTTAATGCACAGTTTGATTCACTTGAGGATATAGAAGAATTGTAA